One window of Triticum dicoccoides isolate Atlit2015 ecotype Zavitan chromosome 5A, WEW_v2.0, whole genome shotgun sequence genomic DNA carries:
- the LOC119299613 gene encoding L10-interacting MYB domain-containing protein-like → MDFYIELLKMVAEWTIENTQIITELFVQQVRAGNRPNTHLTSNAYDEVVRQFKIRTGLEYTNDQLKNKWDKLRGEYGVFKKLKLKETGAGWDTERNTVKQDAEWWKKAKIDIPGCYKFRKHGLRNEENLRIMFEDITSDGSDHWNPTSGIPPTSTALISSAINLEQIEDVDLLEDPEEAPSPITPKVNKRLGKIICDTNKKPKTAQVMQEQITMIGDICKESHSSFQSFFKHDDTTSVASVMKEAIACGAIEGSDEHFIASELFIKREQREMFLSLSVHTRLGWLKRKFNVKYGN, encoded by the exons ATGGACTTTTATATAGAGTTGTTGAAAATGGTTGCCGAATGGACTATTGAGAACACTCAGATTATCACCGAGTTGTTTGTCCAGCAAGTGAGAGCTGGAAATAGGCCAAATACTCACTTGACCTCCAATGCATATGATGAGGTGGTGAGGCAATTCAAAATAAGAACAGGGTTGGAGTACACAAATGATCAATTGAAGAACAAATGGGACAAACTAAGAGGTGAATATGGTGTATTCAAGAAACTTAAGTTGAAGGAGACAGGAGCGGGATGGGACACAGAGCGCAACACTGTGAAACAAGATGCTGAGTGGTGGAAGAAGGCAAAGATA GACATTCCAGGTTGTTACAAGTTCAGGAAGCATGGACTTCGCAATGAAGAGAACTTGCGCATCATGTTTGAAGACATCACAAGTGACGGTTCCGATCATTGGAATCCGACTTCTGGCATCCCCCCTACTTCTACTGCACTAATATCAAGTGCCATAAATCTTGAGCAAATAGAAGATGTTGATCTGTTGGAGGATCCCGAAGAGGCACCATCTCCTATTACACCAAAGGTTAATAAGAGGCTTGGCAAGATCATTTGTGACACAAACAAGAAACCCAAGACCGCACAAGTGATGCAGGAGCAGATTACAATGATCGGGGACATTTGTAAGGAATCACATTCGTCGTTTCAGTCGTTCTTTAAGCACGATGACACCACCTCTGTTGCATCTGTTATGAAGGAAGCAATTGCTTGTGGTGCAATAGAAGGCAGCGATGAGCACTTCATTGCCTCTGAGCTTTTCATCAAGAGAGAGCAAAGGGAGATGTTTTTGAGCTTGAGTGTTCACACTCGTTTGGGTTGGCTAAAGAGGAAGTTCAATGTCAAGTACGGGAACTAG